A window from Opitutia bacterium ISCC 52 encodes these proteins:
- a CDS encoding DUF1592 domain-containing protein, giving the protein MRTFICSCCFLISGFALASEELPRLALGFFKNHCFECHAGDDDFIEGDVNLEMTSVDWSAEGTTDFWSQVYEVVHSSDMPPRDAESFPSSQEREDFLAWLGRDLTKHAPVGGTSPRRLNRVEYENTIRSLFNLPDFEVSASFPTDDTAHGFDNVASGLILSPPLLAQYFENAAAVVDEVLPAPVALPEAEPLEYPHAVSPNLGGDSAEGRGVYRIVSSRNRANDAAWTAPFEVSVSGIYQVQVEARPFQTGDMFYAPRDNPFRLEVYARQNGEDIYGPFENFRYLGAFDVPVHEKQGSTFDMEAELFVGEVVGFRWADGPMRSPAGAHGGLDRTFIDERLLRSRKFHAANLKFQGGPRGTTGAEFYETIQDLMKSDDLDLDDPRLDSLPERYGGGFSNGFSNWAIKYASEEMLRFGPALDILDASIKGPTRVVSDPLTRMRLARSERFLGERPSELSDMEFARQFLQKFLTRVFRRPVLADQLEDYLAVVRSHRREFPEKRVEDALHLAIRRALVSPHFLYRGLRPGALDDWDLASRLSYFLTSGPPDAELLDLARRGELSNAETLGKEVRRLLAKPERQEFIRHFTGQWLGTRILKDIMPDPRLLKFINQDRDAMIAETEMFFEEILLENHSLDTFIDPGFSYRNERLNKIYGGDLKDRDMERVTFPKGYIQGGLLGMASIMMATANGVDTHPVHRGVWLLENVLGQSTPPPPPDVPAVAPDTTGTTTMREQMVAHLADPACARCHQKIDPLGFVMENFDPVGRWREFYPVYTVGASVELDAEYYANQGKGTRKGLEIDSMAELPDGAPLRDVTDLKQYLLDNPELFASCLTEKLLIYSTGREPNFGDKRLAESLGGTFARHGQGFQDLIVEIVTSDSFRTR; this is encoded by the coding sequence ATGAGGACTTTTATCTGCAGTTGTTGTTTTCTGATCTCGGGATTTGCCTTAGCGAGTGAGGAGTTACCCAGACTAGCCTTAGGATTTTTTAAGAACCATTGTTTTGAATGCCATGCGGGTGATGACGATTTTATCGAAGGCGATGTGAATCTTGAAATGACCTCTGTGGATTGGTCTGCGGAAGGAACGACTGATTTTTGGAGCCAGGTGTACGAAGTTGTCCATTCAAGTGACATGCCTCCTCGAGATGCGGAGTCATTCCCCAGTTCTCAGGAGCGTGAGGATTTTCTAGCCTGGCTTGGGCGCGATTTAACGAAGCATGCGCCCGTTGGGGGCACTTCACCGCGCCGGCTCAATCGCGTGGAGTATGAGAACACCATTCGGAGCCTGTTCAATTTACCCGACTTTGAAGTGTCAGCATCATTCCCAACGGATGACACGGCGCATGGCTTTGATAATGTCGCTTCAGGACTGATTCTGTCTCCTCCGTTGCTGGCTCAATATTTCGAAAACGCGGCGGCTGTCGTCGATGAAGTGTTACCGGCGCCAGTTGCACTTCCCGAAGCGGAGCCTCTCGAATACCCGCATGCTGTGAGCCCGAATTTGGGTGGTGACTCTGCGGAAGGCCGTGGTGTCTATCGGATCGTTTCGTCGAGGAACAGAGCCAATGATGCTGCTTGGACGGCTCCCTTTGAAGTATCGGTAAGTGGCATCTATCAGGTGCAGGTTGAGGCCCGACCTTTTCAGACCGGAGACATGTTTTACGCGCCGAGGGATAATCCCTTTCGGCTGGAAGTCTATGCCCGACAGAATGGCGAAGATATATACGGCCCCTTCGAAAACTTCAGGTATCTAGGGGCTTTCGATGTCCCTGTGCATGAAAAACAAGGAAGTACTTTCGATATGGAGGCGGAGCTCTTTGTGGGAGAGGTGGTTGGATTTCGATGGGCCGATGGCCCGATGAGGTCTCCCGCGGGTGCTCACGGAGGGTTAGATCGCACGTTTATCGATGAGCGATTATTGAGGAGCCGCAAATTCCACGCAGCCAATTTAAAATTTCAAGGCGGTCCAAGAGGAACAACGGGAGCCGAGTTTTACGAAACGATTCAAGACCTGATGAAGAGTGACGATCTCGACTTGGACGATCCGCGATTGGATTCGCTGCCTGAGCGTTACGGTGGAGGCTTCTCCAATGGCTTTTCCAACTGGGCTATCAAATATGCATCCGAGGAAATGCTTCGCTTCGGCCCAGCTTTGGATATTCTAGACGCTTCGATCAAGGGCCCTACACGGGTGGTTTCAGATCCGTTAACGCGCATGCGCTTGGCTCGCTCCGAGCGATTCCTGGGGGAGCGACCATCCGAGTTGTCCGATATGGAATTTGCCAGGCAGTTCCTGCAAAAATTCTTAACCCGGGTATTTCGAAGGCCGGTGTTGGCGGATCAGCTCGAGGACTACCTTGCTGTGGTTCGAAGCCATCGGCGTGAGTTTCCCGAAAAACGTGTGGAAGACGCCCTTCACCTGGCCATCCGGCGTGCCTTGGTTTCTCCTCATTTTCTTTATCGGGGTTTAAGGCCGGGAGCTTTGGATGACTGGGACCTGGCGAGTCGTTTGAGCTATTTCCTGACTAGTGGGCCACCCGACGCAGAGCTGCTAGACTTGGCAAGGCGAGGTGAACTATCGAACGCTGAAACCTTGGGAAAAGAAGTTCGGCGCTTGTTGGCTAAACCTGAGAGGCAGGAATTTATTCGCCACTTCACCGGACAATGGTTGGGCACGCGCATTCTCAAGGATATTATGCCCGATCCGCGCTTGCTCAAATTCATAAACCAGGACCGGGATGCCATGATCGCAGAGACTGAGATGTTCTTTGAAGAGATCCTGCTTGAGAACCACAGTTTAGATACCTTTATCGATCCGGGATTCAGTTATCGAAATGAGAGACTGAACAAGATTTACGGAGGCGATCTTAAAGATCGGGACATGGAGCGGGTCACATTTCCCAAAGGATATATTCAGGGCGGTCTGTTGGGCATGGCTTCCATCATGATGGCTACCGCCAACGGGGTGGATACGCATCCTGTTCATCGCGGCGTCTGGTTGCTTGAGAATGTACTGGGTCAGTCAACTCCGCCGCCACCGCCTGATGTTCCTGCGGTGGCTCCCGATACAACTGGAACAACGACCATGCGTGAGCAGATGGTGGCGCATCTGGCCGATCCGGCTTGTGCTCGCTGTCACCAAAAGATCGATCCGCTAGGGTTTGTCATGGAAAATTTTGATCCCGTAGGACGGTGGCGGGAATTTTACCCTGTCTACACCGTGGGAGCCTCTGTCGAGCTGGACGCGGAGTATTATGCCAATCAAGGGAAAGGAACTCGAAAAGGTCTGGAAATCGATTCGATGGCCGAACTTCCCGATGGTGCCCCGTTACGAGATGTTACTGACTTAAAACAGTACCTTTTGGACAATCCCGAATTGTTTGCGAGCTGCCTGACCGAAAAATTGCTCATCTATTCAACAGGACGAGAGCCGAATTTCGGTGATAAACGCCTTGCTGAAAGCCTCGGGGGCACATTTGCCAGGCATGGCCAAGGATTCCAGGATTTGATCGTCGAAATCGTCACAAGCGACTCTTTTAGAACTCGCTAA
- a CDS encoding DUF1552 domain-containing protein, translated as MHRRQFLKGVGVSLALPMLESFRMPVLQAAVGSGQVKRLVCIGTYLGFHREHFFPKQVGKSFEMPHVLEPLKPFQDKLSIFSGLDHRGRNGHEGWKAWMTGSAAGSVSLDQLVADHVGHQTRYASMQLTCGAELGGAQMSFTKEGVALPMIGRPSVFYQTLFRSDSDKSRIEYVLKGNSSILDDVLEEAKSIQRQVSQSDQEKLDEYLSSLRDVEKKLQKQEKWLENPYPTTDYPLPPFDPVSPEQALHCETIMYDLMGLALTTDSTRVMSFMIPGRTQVFEIEGERLSTGYHALSHHGNQPQKIAEYSRIGQEHVKSFARFVRTLDTHRDAEGKSLLDSTAIVYGSGMGDSNTHDNTNLPTLVAGGGLNHGNHWAHDRNSNNPRLLGDLYISVMQQLGMDVDQFAGASRNLNECFSS; from the coding sequence ATGCATCGAAGACAGTTTCTTAAAGGGGTAGGTGTGAGTCTGGCGCTTCCTATGTTGGAATCGTTTAGAATGCCCGTCTTGCAGGCTGCGGTAGGATCTGGGCAGGTAAAACGATTGGTCTGTATAGGGACTTACCTGGGCTTTCATCGAGAGCATTTCTTCCCAAAGCAAGTAGGCAAATCATTCGAAATGCCTCATGTGCTTGAGCCTTTAAAACCGTTTCAGGACAAACTCTCGATATTCAGCGGTTTGGATCACCGGGGTCGCAATGGGCACGAAGGATGGAAGGCATGGATGACAGGTTCAGCAGCTGGCTCCGTTTCACTGGATCAGCTTGTAGCCGATCATGTGGGACACCAGACTCGCTACGCCTCCATGCAACTTACCTGCGGTGCGGAATTAGGCGGTGCTCAGATGAGTTTCACCAAGGAAGGGGTGGCTCTTCCAATGATCGGCAGGCCGAGTGTTTTCTACCAAACGCTTTTCCGGTCCGATAGTGACAAGTCGCGGATCGAGTATGTCCTGAAAGGCAACTCAAGTATCCTCGACGATGTCCTCGAAGAAGCGAAGTCGATTCAAAGGCAGGTCTCCCAGAGCGATCAAGAAAAGCTCGATGAGTATTTATCTTCTTTAAGAGACGTTGAGAAAAAGCTTCAGAAACAGGAAAAGTGGTTGGAAAACCCTTACCCAACGACCGATTATCCATTGCCCCCATTCGATCCCGTATCGCCGGAGCAGGCCCTGCATTGTGAAACGATCATGTATGATCTTATGGGATTAGCGCTGACGACCGATTCTACCCGTGTAATGTCTTTTATGATACCGGGAAGAACTCAGGTATTTGAGATTGAGGGTGAACGACTGAGTACCGGTTACCACGCTTTGTCCCATCATGGCAATCAGCCCCAGAAGATCGCCGAATATAGCAGGATTGGGCAGGAGCACGTGAAAAGCTTTGCCCGCTTTGTCAGAACGCTCGATACCCACCGCGATGCGGAGGGTAAATCGCTTCTCGATTCAACCGCGATTGTATATGGAAGTGGTATGGGAGATTCGAATACGCATGATAATACAAATCTTCCTACGCTGGTGGCTGGCGGCGGGTTGAACCATGGAAACCACTGGGCGCATGATCGCAATTCAAACAACCCACGCCTGCTTGGTGATTTGTACATTTCCGTGATGCAACAGCTCGGAATGGATGTCGACCAGTTCGCTGGAGCGAGCCGCAATCTGAACGAGTGTTTTTCATCCTAG
- a CDS encoding DUF4252 domain-containing protein translates to MKQLIALLGTSIVLVTVPLMAADSFETNPGYINFEKYVGMHAEESKVEVQLKGPLLRLAASIVEAQNEDVSNLISSVELVLVHVYEVTEDNREQFAESVANIADNLIDQNWEQLVTVKDGVENVAVFANMPSDEAIVVSVASGEEAVFINIVGNVAIEALADLGKQLNIPQLDKIGQMLEES, encoded by the coding sequence ATGAAACAACTAATCGCCTTACTCGGCACATCTATCGTTTTGGTAACAGTTCCCTTAATGGCAGCTGATTCCTTCGAAACGAATCCCGGCTACATCAACTTTGAAAAGTATGTCGGAATGCACGCTGAAGAATCTAAAGTAGAAGTTCAGCTCAAAGGACCCTTGCTTCGCCTTGCTGCTTCGATCGTTGAAGCTCAAAACGAAGACGTCTCCAACCTCATCAGTAGTGTCGAGCTCGTTCTGGTTCACGTCTATGAAGTGACGGAAGACAACCGGGAGCAATTTGCAGAGAGCGTTGCCAACATAGCTGACAACCTCATCGATCAGAATTGGGAGCAGCTCGTTACTGTAAAAGACGGTGTTGAAAACGTCGCCGTATTTGCAAACATGCCATCTGATGAAGCCATCGTAGTCAGCGTCGCCTCGGGCGAAGAAGCCGTCTTCATCAACATTGTCGGAAACGTCGCCATCGAAGCCCTCGCTGACCTTGGAAAACAGCTCAACATACCGCAGCTCGACAAGATCGGCCAGATGCTGGAGGAAAGCTAA
- a CDS encoding dihydrofolate reductase, with translation MKPIYIIVACSENRIIGKDGGLPWSIPEDTDYFRNKVKGGIVIEGRCCFEETGEAFPDSDTIVLSRDPLFSPRGVLAAVSLPLALELAQGLEGDGPIWICGGESIYEESLPLAEKLYLTVVHAEVEGDTSFPEWKDYFSAELECRKSSDESFNYTFFVLAKEAR, from the coding sequence GTGAAACCTATTTACATCATCGTGGCGTGCTCCGAAAACCGGATTATTGGCAAAGACGGGGGATTGCCGTGGTCGATTCCAGAAGATACCGATTACTTCAGAAATAAGGTTAAGGGCGGCATTGTTATTGAGGGGCGTTGCTGCTTTGAGGAAACCGGTGAAGCTTTTCCCGATTCCGATACGATTGTGCTGAGCCGTGATCCTTTGTTTTCCCCACGGGGAGTGCTGGCTGCGGTTTCCTTGCCACTCGCTCTGGAGTTAGCCCAAGGGCTAGAAGGAGACGGCCCGATCTGGATTTGTGGAGGGGAGTCCATTTATGAAGAGAGCCTGCCTTTGGCAGAAAAGTTATATCTGACTGTTGTGCATGCTGAAGTTGAAGGAGATACGTCCTTCCCAGAATGGAAGGATTATTTTTCGGCGGAGTTGGAATGCCGGAAAAGCTCAGACGAGAGCTTCAATTATACTTTTTTCGTTTTAGCAAAGGAAGCAAGGTAG
- a CDS encoding cupin domain-containing protein — translation MVSGTAQMLLGEEQTTITAGDCVVIKANTHHKIWNETEEDVVFIATCVPAWVEGNSVYLE, via the coding sequence ATGGTTTCAGGAACGGCACAGATGCTACTTGGCGAAGAACAGACCACCATCACCGCTGGAGATTGTGTCGTTATAAAAGCGAACACCCATCACAAGATCTGGAACGAGACCGAGGAGGATGTTGTATTCATCGCCACCTGCGTTCCGGCCTGGGTTGAGGGCAATTCTGTCTACCTCGAATGA
- the hrpB gene encoding ATP-dependent helicase HrpB, whose product MSLPIFAIEEALVASAHRTNQIILQAPTGSGKSTQVPQMLLDSGLLKDGQAVVLQPRRLATRLLAKRIAEERGVSLGEEVGYQIRFENRTSQSTRLRLVTEGILIRQLLGDKQLNGISAIVFDEFHERHIEGDIALALAKKLQQESRPDLLIVVMSATLETDVLQHYLLDSEVITTEDRTFPVEISYQPLGTGNQRPVWEAARDAFRKWSQEHSQGDALIFMPGAFEIRKTIAELEHDRSTQGWQVLPLYGDLPPEQQDAAVKKYPSRKVIVATNVAETSITIDGITAVIDSGLVRSANYDPHRGINTLLINKTSRASADQRAGRAGRTAPGVCLRLWSKSDHEARTDQDIPEIHRIDLAETLLVLKTAGIENLESFNWVEAPELNSFERAIGLLKELGALDTKSGELTQMGARMAAFPCHPRHARMLIEADQYGAVPSVCLAVAISQEKSLLLPIRDKRVEKERENIFGEETSSDLFAEIQAYHYAEGYRFQVDACRALAIHAGSARQAGRSYIQLRQLAKSQGLRMEQIDEDGIGFRKSILTGFSDQLAKRLDKGTKRCELVHQRRGELNRNSVVTDHSLIVPLEINEIQGKDVSVILGQVSAVEESWLEELFPEDLSDTEQVVFNPSIRRVEAVRERRFRDLTLSSGPLPEPSAEKAARLLAGKVADGTLKLKKWDTSVENWITRLNFLADAMPDLELPTISEDDRSDLLEHICHGGYGYKDIKDRDPWPTLKAWLSTEQLAALDYFAPERIQLTEWRRCKVRYSENDPPVIAAKIQDLYEVKGTPSLADGKIPLRMEILAPNQRPVQITDNLETFWTSAYPSIKKELAGRYPKHEWR is encoded by the coding sequence ATGAGCCTCCCTATATTCGCGATTGAAGAAGCGTTAGTTGCCAGCGCTCACAGAACAAACCAGATCATTCTACAAGCCCCTACCGGATCGGGTAAGTCCACTCAGGTCCCCCAGATGCTGCTGGATAGTGGGTTGCTGAAAGATGGTCAGGCAGTTGTATTACAACCCAGGCGGTTGGCCACACGGTTGCTCGCAAAACGAATTGCGGAAGAACGCGGTGTATCGCTCGGCGAAGAAGTCGGCTACCAAATCCGATTTGAAAACCGGACCAGCCAATCCACTCGTCTGCGACTGGTCACTGAGGGTATTCTGATAAGGCAACTGCTGGGTGACAAGCAGCTCAACGGAATATCCGCCATCGTATTCGACGAGTTTCATGAACGCCATATTGAGGGCGACATCGCTTTGGCTCTGGCCAAGAAATTACAACAGGAGTCCAGGCCCGATCTATTAATCGTGGTGATGTCAGCGACCCTCGAAACAGATGTCCTTCAACATTACCTGCTTGATAGCGAGGTCATCACCACTGAAGATCGAACCTTCCCTGTTGAGATTTCTTACCAACCATTAGGAACAGGAAATCAAAGACCTGTCTGGGAAGCTGCTCGAGATGCGTTCCGTAAATGGAGCCAAGAGCATAGCCAGGGGGACGCATTGATCTTCATGCCCGGAGCCTTTGAAATTCGCAAAACTATCGCGGAGCTGGAACACGACCGCAGCACCCAAGGCTGGCAGGTGCTCCCTCTCTATGGCGACCTTCCTCCCGAGCAGCAGGACGCCGCGGTAAAAAAGTACCCTTCCCGAAAAGTGATCGTGGCTACCAATGTTGCCGAAACGTCCATCACCATCGATGGAATCACAGCCGTCATCGACAGTGGGCTGGTCAGGAGTGCCAACTATGATCCTCATCGTGGGATCAACACGCTCTTGATCAATAAAACGAGTAGAGCATCGGCAGATCAGAGAGCCGGTCGTGCCGGGCGCACCGCCCCAGGAGTTTGTCTTCGTTTATGGTCAAAATCAGACCATGAAGCCAGAACTGATCAGGACATACCCGAAATCCATCGCATTGATTTAGCTGAAACATTGCTCGTTTTAAAGACCGCCGGGATCGAGAACCTGGAATCGTTTAACTGGGTCGAAGCACCTGAACTAAATAGTTTTGAGAGAGCCATTGGGCTGCTGAAGGAACTTGGTGCCCTGGATACCAAGTCGGGAGAACTGACTCAAATGGGCGCGCGCATGGCAGCCTTCCCGTGCCACCCCCGACATGCCCGCATGCTGATTGAGGCAGATCAGTATGGAGCGGTGCCCTCTGTTTGCTTGGCAGTTGCCATTAGCCAGGAAAAAAGCCTTTTGCTTCCCATTCGAGATAAGCGAGTAGAAAAGGAACGGGAGAACATTTTTGGCGAGGAAACGAGCTCCGACTTATTCGCTGAAATACAAGCCTACCACTATGCCGAAGGCTACCGATTTCAGGTAGATGCTTGCAGAGCCTTGGCCATTCATGCGGGTTCTGCTCGTCAAGCTGGAAGGTCTTACATCCAACTGAGACAACTAGCGAAAAGCCAAGGGCTCCGAATGGAGCAAATCGACGAAGATGGGATCGGATTTCGAAAATCCATACTCACCGGCTTCAGCGATCAATTGGCTAAACGTCTGGACAAAGGAACGAAGCGGTGCGAACTGGTTCACCAAAGACGGGGTGAGTTGAACCGCAATTCAGTCGTTACAGACCACTCACTGATTGTCCCTTTGGAAATCAACGAAATCCAAGGCAAAGATGTTTCCGTGATTTTGGGCCAAGTATCGGCGGTAGAAGAATCGTGGCTGGAAGAATTGTTTCCTGAGGATCTCTCGGATACGGAGCAGGTTGTATTTAACCCATCGATACGACGTGTAGAGGCAGTTCGAGAAAGGCGCTTTCGCGATCTTACGCTTTCATCCGGACCCTTGCCGGAGCCATCGGCCGAAAAGGCAGCCCGGCTCTTGGCTGGCAAGGTGGCTGATGGAACTTTAAAACTAAAAAAGTGGGATACCTCGGTAGAAAACTGGATCACTCGTTTGAACTTTCTTGCGGATGCAATGCCAGATTTGGAGCTACCTACGATTTCGGAGGACGACCGAAGCGACCTTCTAGAACATATCTGCCATGGAGGATATGGCTACAAAGATATCAAGGACCGTGATCCCTGGCCGACGCTCAAGGCATGGCTCTCCACTGAACAACTTGCTGCTCTCGATTACTTTGCCCCGGAGCGTATCCAGCTGACCGAGTGGCGGCGCTGCAAGGTACGCTATTCTGAAAACGATCCTCCAGTAATCGCGGCCAAAATCCAGGATCTCTATGAGGTTAAAGGAACGCCTAGTTTGGCAGATGGAAAAATTCCATTAAGAATGGAAATCCTAGCACCCAATCAACGTCCCGTTCAAATAACCGACAATTTAGAAACCTTTTGGACCTCAGCCTATCCTTCCATCAAAAAGGAACTGGCAGGACGATACCCGAAACATGAATGGAGGTAA
- a CDS encoding sulfatase-like hydrolase/transferase, giving the protein MKQSRRQFLQSTGAAVGSMSLPKILSGASHSDAKKKPMNILYLCSDQQHWEAQGFVDAFFDTPHQDALAEESTVFKNAFCTTPQCSPSRSSMLTGFYPHKTEMMNNSNASGGTELALPTIGSLLQNAGYKTALFGKWHLGADPIANKGWDEDYKQGPDPKVTEKGIDFLERHTNSDRPWAMFLMYLDPHDIYHYKPGKSEVKIDDVELGESWKKKDFDSVPKVHREFMEHNQGEFIVDADEDTWKGYRDFYRQKVKLYDDHIGRVIQKLKDEGLWENTIVVNTSDHGDMDTFHRLVFKGPFMYEHMMRIPLSIRIPGVKGPKETDHQWVNVDTVPTLLDLAGAKAIETHGHSAVPLLKGKKNQKEREFVIGQYYGKQTWVNPIRTIRTNEWKYNLYTDWGEELYHLEEDPNEVSNLADNNSYSDIKSELREKLDEWMEEHDDPFYSFTTTKLDHKEASAILRGNASKGS; this is encoded by the coding sequence ATGAAACAATCTCGTCGTCAATTTCTTCAATCCACCGGAGCAGCGGTCGGCAGTATGTCGCTGCCAAAAATACTATCTGGGGCTTCACACTCCGATGCTAAAAAGAAACCCATGAACATTCTCTACCTTTGCTCAGATCAGCAGCATTGGGAGGCTCAAGGGTTTGTAGATGCCTTCTTTGATACGCCGCACCAAGATGCACTGGCCGAAGAGTCCACTGTCTTCAAAAACGCCTTTTGCACGACTCCACAATGTTCTCCTAGTCGTTCATCGATGTTGACCGGGTTCTACCCGCACAAGACGGAGATGATGAACAACAGCAACGCCTCCGGAGGCACGGAACTCGCCTTACCGACAATTGGGAGCCTCCTGCAAAATGCGGGGTACAAAACTGCGCTCTTTGGAAAATGGCACCTCGGGGCTGACCCGATTGCCAATAAAGGCTGGGATGAAGATTATAAACAGGGCCCAGACCCCAAAGTCACCGAAAAGGGAATCGACTTTCTAGAACGCCATACGAATAGCGACCGTCCGTGGGCGATGTTTCTGATGTATCTGGATCCCCACGACATCTATCACTACAAACCTGGAAAGAGTGAGGTAAAGATTGACGATGTAGAACTTGGTGAATCCTGGAAGAAGAAGGATTTCGATTCGGTGCCGAAAGTACACCGTGAGTTTATGGAGCACAATCAAGGAGAGTTTATTGTCGATGCAGACGAAGACACTTGGAAAGGCTACCGCGACTTCTACCGCCAAAAGGTAAAACTCTACGATGACCACATTGGACGCGTGATCCAAAAACTGAAGGATGAAGGACTCTGGGAAAACACCATCGTGGTGAACACTTCGGATCACGGTGACATGGACACCTTTCACAGACTCGTTTTCAAAGGCCCGTTCATGTACGAGCACATGATGCGTATTCCCTTAAGCATACGCATACCCGGCGTAAAGGGGCCCAAAGAAACAGACCATCAGTGGGTCAACGTAGACACCGTACCTACCCTATTGGATCTCGCAGGAGCTAAGGCTATTGAAACCCACGGTCATTCGGCAGTGCCGCTACTCAAGGGCAAAAAAAATCAAAAAGAGAGAGAGTTCGTAATTGGCCAATACTATGGAAAACAAACCTGGGTGAACCCGATCCGAACAATTCGCACGAATGAGTGGAAATACAACCTCTACACCGATTGGGGAGAGGAGCTTTACCATTTAGAGGAGGACCCCAATGAGGTTTCCAATTTGGCTGACAATAACAGCTATTCGGACATCAAATCCGAATTGCGCGAGAAGCTGGACGAGTGGATGGAAGAGCACGATGATCCATTCTATTCCTTCACGACCACCAAGTTGGATCACAAGGAAGCGAGCGCCATCCTTCGAGGGAACGCCTCAAAAGGTTCTTAA
- a CDS encoding CBM9 family sugar-binding protein, with protein sequence MFQSTNTVTATGTIGAGEWDDASAAINIATLGSGFTAPTDSSDLSGTVRLKWDSINLYALFQITDDIRGENSADGISTNLNSFNDDSVELNFEGTFPGSAVPNHTLDGLDRFQYRFNPNSNALLQEIEFSPIDTPSTGIVWGTQDTVGNSYVVEVSNPWSTLNVTTPTIGNSFAFMGVINDDDGSERETQLFWNTSNSNAWDDATEWSEIQLAAAIPEPSTYAMIFGLVGFVASVIVVKRRKATE encoded by the coding sequence GTGTTTCAATCCACAAACACCGTAACCGCCACAGGAACCATTGGTGCAGGCGAATGGGATGATGCGAGTGCAGCAATCAACATTGCTACACTGGGGAGCGGATTTACTGCTCCTACTGATAGCAGCGATCTATCGGGCACCGTAAGATTGAAATGGGATAGTATAAATCTCTACGCCCTCTTTCAGATAACGGATGATATTCGAGGAGAAAATTCCGCAGATGGGATTAGTACCAATCTGAACTCATTCAATGACGATTCGGTAGAGCTTAATTTTGAAGGTACATTTCCAGGTTCGGCGGTACCGAACCACACCTTAGATGGTTTAGATAGATTCCAATATAGGTTTAACCCAAATTCCAATGCATTGCTGCAGGAGATCGAATTTTCACCGATAGACACACCTAGTACAGGTATCGTTTGGGGAACTCAGGATACAGTGGGTAATAGCTATGTGGTGGAAGTTTCCAATCCTTGGTCTACTCTAAATGTTACCACTCCTACAATAGGAAATTCTTTCGCCTTTATGGGAGTTATCAATGACGATGATGGTAGTGAACGTGAAACACAATTGTTCTGGAACACATCTAATTCAAACGCTTGGGACGATGCAACCGAATGGTCAGAAATCCAGTTGGCAGCAGCCATCCCTGAGCCATCTACATACGCGATGATTTTTGGATTAGTAGGCTTCGTCGCATCTGTTATTGTTGTAAAGCGACGCAAAGCTACTGAATAA